The nucleotide window ACCCCAGTGGCGATCCCGACGCCGACGCCCGCCGCATGAACGCGTTTCTGGAAGAACAGATTCTGAAAATGCCGGAGCAGTACTACTGGGTGCACAAGCGTTTCAAGACCCGCCCGGAAGGCCAGCCGGGCGTGTATTGACCGGCACCGGATGCGCGTCGACTTCTCCTCTACAATAGCGGCATGAAGCTCAAATTCACCAAGATGCAAGGTGCCGGTAACGACTTCGTCGTGATCGACGGCATCTCGCAGACCATCGATTTCACGCCCGAACAGTGGCGTGCGCTCGCCGACCGCCATTTTGGCGTCGGCGCGGACCAGCTTTTGCTCGTAGAACGCTCGGCATTGCCGGACGTGGACTTCCGTTACCGCATCTTCAACGCCGATGGCGGCGAGGTCGAGCATTGCGGCAACGGCGCGCGCTGCTTCGTGAAGTTCGTGCGCGATACGGGGCTGACCGACAAGCGCTCGGTACGCGTCGAAGTGCAGCAGGGCGTGATTACGCTCACCGCGCGCGAAGACGGGCAGGTCAGCGTGGATATGGGCGCACCGATTCTGACGCCATCGGATGTGCCGTTCGACGCGAGCGGGCTGGAAGGCCGCCGCGAGGGCAACGACACGCTCTGGCCGCTGGATGTGGCCGGCAAGACCACGTGGATTTCGGTCGTGTCGATGGGCAACCCGCATGCCGTGCAGGTGGTCGATAACGTCGACACGGCGCCGGTCGAGACCGACGGCCCGCTGGTCGAGCGCCACGCGCGCTTCCCGCGCCGCGTGAACGCCGGTTTTCTGCAAGTGGTCGACAAGCATCAGGCACGCCTGCGCGTATTTGAGCGCGGCGCGGGCGAGACACTCGCCTGCGGCACGGGCGCCTGTGCTGCGGCGGTGGCGGGCATTCGCCGGGGCTTGCTCGCCTCGCCGGTCGCCATCGAGACGCATGGCGGCACCCTCACCATCGAGTGGGATGGCGCCGCCGGCCCGGTCATCATGACGGGGCCCGCCGCAACGGTCTTCGAGGGCACCATCGAGATCTGATACCGTGTTGCCCGCAAGGCGCCCTGTGGCATCGGCCATGGTGGGAATGGGCGCCCGCAAGACCGATTTGGTTTCTGAAGCTTCTGATTTCGCGACCCTGACGGCCGCCGGGTCTCCTTGTGCAAGCAGGGTGCGGTGCGGTTTTCGATGAACAGCAGACGGACACTCATGAACGACCGAGATATTGCGGAATACCTGATCGCGCATCCCGACTTCTTCGAACGCCACGCCGAATTGCTGGCGGGCGTGCGCCTGACGAGCCCCCACGGACAGCGGGCGGTGTCGCTGCAGGAGCGTCAGATCGAGATGCAGCGCGAGAAGACCAAGCAGATCGAGCGACGCCTCGCCGAACTGATGCGTTACGGCCACGAAAACGACGATATCTCGGCCAAGCTGCACCGCTGGACCCTCGGCCTGCTCGGCGAGCGCGATCCGCATGCGCTGCCCGATGCCATTGCCCGAGGGCTGCGCGACGTCTTCAATGTGCCGTTCGCCGCCGTACGCGTGTGGAATGTCTGCGCACCGTATCAACCGGCCGAATTTGCCCGCAGCGTCAGCGAAGAAGTGAAGATTTTCGCGTCGAGTCTGGCGACGCCGTATTGCGGCGCGAACACCGGTTTCGAAGCGGTCACGTGGCTCGGCGCACCGGCCGATCCGGCCTCGGTCGCGCTGCTCGCCTTGCGCGACCCGCTCGCGCAGCAAGGTGCCGACGCCCCGGTGTTCGGCCTGCTGGTGATGGGCTCGGACGACGCCCGCCGTTTCCACGAAGGCATGGCGACCGATTTCCTGTCGCAGATCGGCGAACTCGCGGGCGCGGCGCTGAGCAAGCTGCGCGCGGACGACTGAGTCGCCCCGGGCGCTACCGTGGCCAAGCCAGACGCCAAGCCGAAAGCCAAGGCAACGCCCAAGCCGCGCGGCACCGCCGCCGCCGGTGCCACCGGTGAGGCGCCGGAATCCTCCGAGATCGCTGATATCCCCGAAGCCCCCCTTCAGCCGGGCATTCAGGCCTATCTCACCATGCTGGCGAGCGAGCGCAAGCTCGCCGCGCTGACCCTCGAGAACTACACCCGCGACCTGCGTCAGTTGCAGACGATGGCGAAAAGCCGTCCGCTCGACGCGCTGGCGCACGGCGACATCCGCAAGTTCGTGATGCAGATGCACAGTCAGGGGCTCGTTGGCCGCTCGATTGCCCGCAAGCTCTCGGCATGGCGCGGCTACTACGCTTGGCTGGCCCAGCGTTCGGCGCTCGCGGCGAATCCGGTCGACGGGGTGCGCGCGCCGAAGCAACCCAAGCCGCTGCCCAAGGCGCTGTCGCCCGATCAGGCGTCGGCGCTGGTCGAACACTCGACCGGCACCTCGGCCGAAGCGCTGCGCAACCGGGCAATGTTCGAGTTGCTGTACTCATCGGGGTTGCGGCTGTCTGAGCTGACCGGGCTCGATCATCGTTACGTCGAAGCCGATGGCTATCGCTCCGCAAGCTGGCTGGATCTGGCCGAACGCGAGGTGATCGTCACCGGTAAAGGCAACAAGCGGCGCCGCGTGCCGGTGGGCGAGAAAGCGGTGCAAGCACTGACTGACTGGTTGAATGTCCGCGCCGGGCTGACGGCTGCCGAGCCGCACGCCCTGTTTCTGTCCGCACGAGGCAAGCGGATCGGCGCGCGGGCCGTGCAGCAGGGGCTGTCGCGCCACGCGCTGGCGGCGGGGCTGCCCACGCATGTCCATCCGCACATGCTGCGGCATTCGTTTGCGACCCACGTGCTGCAATCGTCGGGTGACCTCCGGGCCGTGCAGGAAATGCTCGGCCACAGCAACATCTCGACCACGCAGATCTACACGAAGCTCGACTTCCAGCATCTGGCCAAGGTCTACGATCAGGCGCACCCGCGCGCGCGCAAGAAGACCTGACTCCGCCGTGGCGCTACCCCGACTCGGTGTAGAATCGCGTCCTTCCCCAGCAAGTCCCGCCCGTGTGCCGACGCCCCGTCGTGGCGACGCCGCACGCCGTGCCGCAAGACTTGCCGCTCTCCGAATGCAACCGTTGGCCTGCTCCACATGAACACCTTGATCCTCAAGCCCGGCAAAGAAAAATCCTTGCTGCGCCGCCATCCCTGGATTTACGCCACCGCCGTGGCGAATGTGGAAGGCAAACCGGCCTCCGGCGCGACGGTCGTGGTGCGTGCCGCCGACGGCCGTTTTCTGGCGCGCGCCGCGTTCAGCCCGGTGTCGGCCATTCGCGCCCGTGTCTGGACCTTCGACGAGAACGAGCCGGTCGATCACGCTTTCTTCAAACGTCGCGTCGCAGCAGCGCTGGCCTATCGCGAGCAGATGGTGCACGACACCGGCGCGACCCGCCTGATCTTCGGCGAGGCCGACGGCCTGCCGGGTCTGATCGTCGACCGTTACCAGTCGGCACCGGGCCAACCCGCGAGCGACCAACTGGTGTGCCAGTACATGGCCGCCGGCGTGGAAGTGTGGAAAGACGCCATTACCAAGGCGCTTGTGGCCGCAACGGGCTGCCCGAACGTCTATGAACGCTCCGACGCTGCCGTGCGCGAGCGCGAAGGGCTGCCGAGCATTACCGGCGTACTCGCCGGGGCCGAGCCGCCCGAAGCACCCGAGTCGCTGACCACGCACGAGTGCGGCGTGAAGTACTACGTCGATGTGCGCCACGGCCACAAGACGGGCTTCTACGTCGATCAGCGCGACAACCGCCTGCTGGTCAAGCAACAGGCCAAGGGCCGCGACGTGCTGAACTGCTTCTGCTACACGGGCGGTTTCTCGCTCGCGGCATTGGCGGGTGGCGCGCAGAGTGTGCTGTCGATCGATTCGTCGGGCGAGGCGCTGGCGATCGGCGCGCGCAACGTCGAACTCAACGGTTTCGACGCCTCGCGTACCGAATGGCGCGACGCCGATGTGTTCAAGACGCTGCGGGCCTTGCGTGAAGAGGGACGCACCTTCGACATGATCGTGCTCGACCCGCCGAAGTTCGCCCCGTCGGCGCACCACGTCGATCGTGCCGCGCGTGCGTACAAGGACATCAATCTGGCGGGCTTCAAACTGCTGCGTCCGGGCGGTCAGTTGTTGACGTATTCGTGCTCGGGGGCCATCGACGCTGACCTTTTCCAGAAGATCGTGGCCGGTGCTGCGGTTGACGCGGGGGTCGATGCGCGTATCCTGCGCCGCCTGTCGGCGGGCATGGATCACCCGATGCTCACGCAATTCCCCGAAGGCGAGTACCTCAAGGGTCTCTGGCTTCAGCGCATCTGAGGTGTCCGGGGGCTCAGGCCCCCAAACGGATAACGGATAGCCGATCAGCCCAACGTCAGCGCGACGACCCCCAGCGCGATCAGTACGGCGCCGCCGACCCGGCGGCGCATCTCGCCTTCGCCCAGCAGCCGTACCCCGAGCAGGGCCGCCACCATCATCGACATCTCCCGCGCCGGGGCCACGTGCGAGACAGGCGCGTATTGAAGCGCCGTCAGGATCAGGAAGTAGGACATCGGCGAGATCAGCGCAATCAGCACGATCTTGCGCCAGTTGGCGCGCCAGAGTAGCGACACTCTGGCTGGCCGCGAAAGCGCCACCGGGGCGGACAGCACCACGCGCACCACGTTCTCGAGGTAGTAGTAGACGAGCGGTACGAGCATCAGCGTCTTGACGGCGTAAGCATCGGCCAACGTATACGCTGCGATGAATGCGCCGGTGAGCACGCCCCAGCCGGCCCCGGCATGCATGGTGCCGCGCCGGAACAGCCGCTCGCCGCCGGCAATGATCAGCACGCCGCCGACCACCAGCCCGATGCCGACGAGCGCCAGCCAGCCCGGGCGCTCGCCCAGCAGCACGATTGCGCCCAGCGACGAGAGCAACGGCCCGGTGCCGCGCGCGAGCGGATAGACGACCGAGAGATCGCCGACCCGGTAGCCGCGTTGCAGCACCAGCGTGTAGCCATAGTGGAGCAGGGCGCTTAAGGCGATGACGGCCCAGCCGCGCCAGTCCGGCCAGTCTGCGTGTGAACCGATGAGAAAGAACAGCGCGAGCGGCGTGTAGAGAACGACCGTCAGCAGCGCGTAGAGAAAGACCAGTTGGGGACCGCCACCCTCCGTGGTGTCGATGCGTTTGGCCAGAAAATTCCACGTGGCGTGCAGAAAAGCGGCGGTAACAACGAAGGCAAGGGCGGTCGGCGACATGGCGGGAGGCGTTTTTTGTGACAATTGTATGACGCATCGCCTGTCCGCTTTCAGCCAATTTGGGTGGACATCCCGTGAAATGCCCACTTTTGCAACTCGGTTGCAGCGTTCACGGCGCTGTGCTTAAATCGATTCATGAGCCTTACTCAACTACAACCGTATCTGGAAGCCGCCCGCGCGAGCTTGCAGGAGCAATCGGGGCGCGTGACTTCGGGACGTGTCCGTGTACTGGCCCTGCTGCTCAAGGCAGGCCGCCCGCTCACCCATCAGGAAGTGCTGGCCGATCTGGCGACCGACACCGATCCGCTCGACCGCGTGACCGCCTATCGCGTGCTCGACTGGCTGGTCGCACAGGGCTGGGCGATCAAGCAGGCCGGCGACGACCGCATCTTCCGGTTCGTCATGGCCGAGCACGTCGACCCGCAGCGGGCCGCGTCGCCGCGCCCGCATACGCAACACGGTCATTTCCGCTGTGTACGCTGCCACCGCACGTTCTGCCTTGACGATTGGCCTCAGCATCCCCAATTAAGTGAGCGCGAACTCAAGCGCCTGCCCAAGGGATTCGTGGGCGAACAGGTCGAGCTGATGATTCACGGCACTTGCGCCCAGTGCGCGGGCGCCCCCAACTGACGCGTGCCAAGCCGCTTTTTGCCAGCTCGGGTACATTGAGCGGCATTCCAGCGGCCTGCGGCACACCGCTTCACTACAGGACATTGCATTCATGACCCCCGTCACTATCCTGACCGGCTTTCTCGGCAGCGGGAAAACCACGCTGCTCAAGCGCATCCTGACCGAGGCGCACGGCATGAAGATCGCCGTGATCGAGAACGAGTTCGGCGAAGAGAACATCGACAACGACATCCTCGTGCAGGAAAACGCCGAGCAGATCGTGCAGATGAGCAACGGCTGCATCTGCTGCACGATTCGCGGCGATCTGGTGCAGGCGCTGTCCGACCTGAACAGCCAGCGCGATGCCGGCACGATCCAGTTCGACCGCGTGGTCATCGAGACCACCGGTCTGGCCAACCCGGGCCCGGTGGCGCAGACCTTCTTCATCGACGATGAAGTGGCCGACACTTACCGCCTGGACGCCATCATTACGCTGGTGGACGCCAAGCACGCCCAGAAGCAACTCGACGAGCATGAAGTGGTGCAGCGTCAGGTCGGCTTTGCCGACCGTCTGTTCATCACGAAGGCCGATCTGGTGACGCCCGAAGCCGTCGACGACCTGAAGCATCGCCTTGCGCACATGAACCCGCGCGCGCCGCAGCAGGTGGTCGATTTCGGTAAGGCCGATCTGAAAGAGATCTTCGACATTCACGGTTTCAACCTGAACGACAAGCTCGACATCGATCCGGAGTTCCTCGCCGCCGACGATCACGCGCACGACCATGATCATGGGCATGACCACGGCCATGACCATGGCGACCATTCGCATTGTGACCACGATCATGGCCACTGTGATCACGAAGGTCACGATCATGGCCACCACCATCATCACGCCCATCACGACGACGCAATCAAGTCGTTCGTGTTCCGCAGTGAAAAGCAGTTTGATCCGGCCAAGCTGGAGGATTTCCTGGGAAGCATCCTTCAGGTGTACGGCGAACGCTTATTGCGTTATAAAGGCGTATTAAACATGCGCGGCATCGACCGCCGGGTCGTGTTCCAGGGCGTGCACCAGATGATGGGCAGCGACGTGGGCACGAAATGGCAACCGGGCGAGACACCGAATACCAAGATGGTGTTCATCGGTGCCGAGCTGCCGAAAGACATCATCCTGCAAGGGCTGGAGCGCTGTCTGGTCTGAGCGGGACCGCCGTTTCGGGCAACGGGAAACCCCTTAAACGGGGCTGTTGACTGATTCGGTTACAATAGCTGCCCACTGGGTTGCCGCCAGCGAATTCACGCGGCATACCGGGGGGAAGGCAGGGGAGCACCGCAATGGCCACCGCCTCTCGCAAGACAGCCACCGCACGCCCCACGCGCCGGGCAGAACCGGCGCCGGATGCGGGCGCCAAGCGTGCTCCAGCAGGCAAGCCGAAGACGGGTGAGAAAGCCGCCGCCAAGAAGGGGCCGCCCAAATCACCCGGCAGGAACGTAACCCAGGACGCCGCCAGCGGCACCGCCGGCAAGCAAGACGCTCCACCCGCTAAAGGAGCGTCGCCGGACTATCCGAAAGAGACGCCACAAAAACCCATGAGCAAGAAAAGACTTTTGACCGAGGCCGAAATTCTGAAGATGGGCGAGAAGGACTACATGAATGAAGATCAACTCGCCTTCTTCAAGGATCGTCTGGAAAAGCTGCAAGAGGAAATTCTGCGTAACGCCGGCCAGACGACCGAGAACCTCCGCGAAACCATTCTCGTACCTGATCCGGCCGACCGCGCCACGATCGAAGAAGAACACGCACTCGAGCTGCGCACCCGCGACCGCGAGCGCAAGCTGCTGAAGAAGGTGCAACAGTCGCTCGCCCGCATCGAATCGGGTGAGTACGGCTGGTGCGAAGAAACCGGCGAGCCGATCGGCATCCCGCGTTTGCTCGCACGCCCGACGGCCACGCTGTCGCTCGAAGCACAAGAGCGTCGCGAGCTGCGTCAGAAACTGTTCGGCGATTGATTTGAACGCGATTTGAACCTGATTTGAATGCCATTCAAGTCAGGTTCGAATCGAATGCATTCGAAAAATTTCGAATGCATTTAAGCCAGGCACCGCGCGGTGGCGGTGCTTCGGCCCCTCGGTTTGCAAAGGGCATGTCTTCGTGACATGCCTTTTTTGTTTTCTCTTTTTGATCGAGAGGGCACCCGGGAAGGCTGACTGTCGCCTGCGCGCAACGTCACACAAAGCTCGCGGCAGGGCTCGCTTTATGGCAAAATTGCAACTCAGTTGCAATTGAGCTTTTCCATCTCTTCCATGCCGTCCTTCCCGTTCACCTTCCGATACTGGCGTGCCCGTTTGCGCGCGCCGGCGAATCGTGGGCGCAGCGGTTGGGTGGCGTGGCTCATCGTGGCACTGCTGTGCGTGCAGATGTGGGGCTTGCAGCACGAGATCGTGCACGCCCGGCAACTGGCGGACACCGGCGTGTCGGCGGCGGCCGCTGCGACGGACAACGCGGCAGACGCTGATGCCGACACCGATGACGATGCCGACGCACAGAACGCATGGGCGCCGGTCAATCCGAGCCTCGCTCACACCGTCTACGGCAGTCACCACCACTGCCATCTGTTCGAAGGCGCCACGCTGGCGGCCGCCATGGCCGTCGCGGTGCTGGAATGGCGCGCCGATAGCCACACGGATCTCACACCATCGCGCGCTACGGGCCGCTCGCATGCCAGTGCGCTCACGCTGCCGTTCCGCTCTCGCGCCCCGCCTGTCACGGTCTGAACTTCCACGCGCTGCACGCGCGACTTCCCGCTGAAACGTTCTTCATTTGCCACACAGCTTGACGGCGTTGCCGACGGCTGCGGGCAAGGTCGCCATTCGTCTGCGCCCACGCGGCTGCGGCGCATGTTGTGACGGCGTTCGTGCGTGCCGATCGACGGGTACCCCGTCTCAGACCTGACAACACAACAACGACATGGCATCTCCTACCCTCAACGTGGCGCGTGCGCGCGCTGCGGTCTCGTTCTCCTTTGCCCCGGTACCGCTTGCCGTAGGCCTGACGCTGGCCTTCGCTGCCATGCAGGCGAACGCTGCTGACGCGTCACCCGCTACCACCAACGCCACCACCAACGCCACCTCCAACGCCACCTCCAACGCCACCTCCAACGCCACCACGGTGCCTACCTCCGCTACCGTCTCCGGCGACGATGCGCTGGCCCTCTCGACGACCTTCGTCACCGGCAACCCGCTTGGCCGGGCGGCAGCCGATCTCACGGTGCCCGTCACGGCACTCGACGGACGCGCGCTGGTACTGCGCCGCACCGGCACCCTTGGCGAGACGCTCGACGGTCTGCCCGGCGTCTCATCGACCTCATACGGCCCGAACGTGAGCCGCCCGATCATTCGCGGTCTCGACGGCGACCGCATCCGCGTGTTGCAAAACGGCACGGGCGCGCTCGACGCGTCATCGCTGTCCTACGACCATGCCGTGGCCCAAGACCCGCTCTCCATCGAGCGCATCGAAATCGTGCGCGGCCCGGCCGCGCTGCTCTACGGTGGCAACGCCGTGGGCGGCGTGGTCAACACCATCGACAACCGGATTCCGCGCGAGCCGATCAACGGCATCTCGGGCGCGGCCGATCTAAGCTACGGCGGCGCTAATCGCGAGCGTGCGGGCGCGGCGTTGATCGAAGTGGGTAACGGCCAGTTCGCATTCCATGTCGACGGCTTCGCACGCAAGAGCACTGACCTGCGCATCCCGGGCCTTGCCCGCTCCGCGCAACAGCGTGCCCGTGACCCCGAAGGCACCGAGCAACCGTCCGGCACGCTGCCCAACAGCAACGGGCAGGCGAGCGGTGCGGCCGTTGGCGCGTCGTGGACGTGGGCGAACGGCTATAGCGGCTTGTCCTACTCCGGTTACGACTCCGACTACGGCACGGTGGCCGAAGAAAACACGCGCATCCGGCTGCGTCAGCAGCATCTCGCGCTGGCGAGCGAAGTGCGCAATCTGAGCGGTCCGTTCACGGCCCTCAAGTTCAACTTCGGCTACACCGACTACGAGCACAAGGAGATCGAAAACGGCCAGACCGGCACGACCTTCAAGAACCACGGCTACGAAGGGCGTATCGAAGCACGTCACGCGAAGATCGGTCCGTTCGAAGGCGCCGTCGGCGTGCAGTTCTCGCAGAACACCTTCTCGGCGCTCGGTGAAGAGGCGTTCGTACCGAAGAGCGATACCAGCAACGTGGCCCTTTTTGCGCTCGAGGAATGGGCCGTGAATCAAGCCGTGAAGCTCTCGTTCGGTGCGCGCATCGAGCACACGCACGTGAAACCAACGGCGGGCGGCAGCGACCGTTTCGACAATCTGCCCACGCGCAACTTCACGCCGGGCAGTGTCTCGGCGGGGGCTGTCTTTGCGCTGGCGCCAGCCTGGTCGGTAGCGTTGAA belongs to Pandoraea norimbergensis and includes:
- the dapF gene encoding diaminopimelate epimerase is translated as MKLKFTKMQGAGNDFVVIDGISQTIDFTPEQWRALADRHFGVGADQLLLVERSALPDVDFRYRIFNADGGEVEHCGNGARCFVKFVRDTGLTDKRSVRVEVQQGVITLTAREDGQVSVDMGAPILTPSDVPFDASGLEGRREGNDTLWPLDVAGKTTWISVVSMGNPHAVQVVDNVDTAPVETDGPLVERHARFPRRVNAGFLQVVDKHQARLRVFERGAGETLACGTGACAAAVAGIRRGLLASPVAIETHGGTLTIEWDGAAGPVIMTGPAATVFEGTIEI
- a CDS encoding DUF484 family protein — its product is MNDRDIAEYLIAHPDFFERHAELLAGVRLTSPHGQRAVSLQERQIEMQREKTKQIERRLAELMRYGHENDDISAKLHRWTLGLLGERDPHALPDAIARGLRDVFNVPFAAVRVWNVCAPYQPAEFARSVSEEVKIFASSLATPYCGANTGFEAVTWLGAPADPASVALLALRDPLAQQGADAPVFGLLVMGSDDARRFHEGMATDFLSQIGELAGAALSKLRADD
- the xerC gene encoding tyrosine recombinase XerC, with product MLASERKLAALTLENYTRDLRQLQTMAKSRPLDALAHGDIRKFVMQMHSQGLVGRSIARKLSAWRGYYAWLAQRSALAANPVDGVRAPKQPKPLPKALSPDQASALVEHSTGTSAEALRNRAMFELLYSSGLRLSELTGLDHRYVEADGYRSASWLDLAEREVIVTGKGNKRRRVPVGEKAVQALTDWLNVRAGLTAAEPHALFLSARGKRIGARAVQQGLSRHALAAGLPTHVHPHMLRHSFATHVLQSSGDLRAVQEMLGHSNISTTQIYTKLDFQHLAKVYDQAHPRARKKT
- a CDS encoding class I SAM-dependent rRNA methyltransferase, translated to MNTLILKPGKEKSLLRRHPWIYATAVANVEGKPASGATVVVRAADGRFLARAAFSPVSAIRARVWTFDENEPVDHAFFKRRVAAALAYREQMVHDTGATRLIFGEADGLPGLIVDRYQSAPGQPASDQLVCQYMAAGVEVWKDAITKALVAATGCPNVYERSDAAVREREGLPSITGVLAGAEPPEAPESLTTHECGVKYYVDVRHGHKTGFYVDQRDNRLLVKQQAKGRDVLNCFCYTGGFSLAALAGGAQSVLSIDSSGEALAIGARNVELNGFDASRTEWRDADVFKTLRALREEGRTFDMIVLDPPKFAPSAHHVDRAARAYKDINLAGFKLLRPGGQLLTYSCSGAIDADLFQKIVAGAAVDAGVDARILRRLSAGMDHPMLTQFPEGEYLKGLWLQRI
- a CDS encoding DMT family transporter, whose translation is MSPTALAFVVTAAFLHATWNFLAKRIDTTEGGGPQLVFLYALLTVVLYTPLALFFLIGSHADWPDWRGWAVIALSALLHYGYTLVLQRGYRVGDLSVVYPLARGTGPLLSSLGAIVLLGERPGWLALVGIGLVVGGVLIIAGGERLFRRGTMHAGAGWGVLTGAFIAAYTLADAYAVKTLMLVPLVYYYLENVVRVVLSAPVALSRPARVSLLWRANWRKIVLIALISPMSYFLILTALQYAPVSHVAPAREMSMMVAALLGVRLLGEGEMRRRVGGAVLIALGVVALTLG
- a CDS encoding Fur family transcriptional regulator, translating into MSLTQLQPYLEAARASLQEQSGRVTSGRVRVLALLLKAGRPLTHQEVLADLATDTDPLDRVTAYRVLDWLVAQGWAIKQAGDDRIFRFVMAEHVDPQRAASPRPHTQHGHFRCVRCHRTFCLDDWPQHPQLSERELKRLPKGFVGEQVELMIHGTCAQCAGAPN
- a CDS encoding CobW family GTP-binding protein, giving the protein MTPVTILTGFLGSGKTTLLKRILTEAHGMKIAVIENEFGEENIDNDILVQENAEQIVQMSNGCICCTIRGDLVQALSDLNSQRDAGTIQFDRVVIETTGLANPGPVAQTFFIDDEVADTYRLDAIITLVDAKHAQKQLDEHEVVQRQVGFADRLFITKADLVTPEAVDDLKHRLAHMNPRAPQQVVDFGKADLKEIFDIHGFNLNDKLDIDPEFLAADDHAHDHDHGHDHGHDHGDHSHCDHDHGHCDHEGHDHGHHHHHAHHDDAIKSFVFRSEKQFDPAKLEDFLGSILQVYGERLLRYKGVLNMRGIDRRVVFQGVHQMMGSDVGTKWQPGETPNTKMVFIGAELPKDIILQGLERCLV
- the dksA gene encoding RNA polymerase-binding protein DksA, yielding MSKKRLLTEAEILKMGEKDYMNEDQLAFFKDRLEKLQEEILRNAGQTTENLRETILVPDPADRATIEEEHALELRTRDRERKLLKKVQQSLARIESGEYGWCEETGEPIGIPRLLARPTATLSLEAQERRELRQKLFGD
- a CDS encoding TonB-dependent receptor, whose protein sequence is MQANAADASPATTNATTNATSNATSNATSNATTVPTSATVSGDDALALSTTFVTGNPLGRAAADLTVPVTALDGRALVLRRTGTLGETLDGLPGVSSTSYGPNVSRPIIRGLDGDRIRVLQNGTGALDASSLSYDHAVAQDPLSIERIEIVRGPAALLYGGNAVGGVVNTIDNRIPREPINGISGAADLSYGGANRERAGAALIEVGNGQFAFHVDGFARKSTDLRIPGLARSAQQRARDPEGTEQPSGTLPNSNGQASGAAVGASWTWANGYSGLSYSGYDSDYGTVAEENTRIRLRQQHLALASEVRNLSGPFTALKFNFGYTDYEHKEIENGQTGTTFKNHGYEGRIEARHAKIGPFEGAVGVQFSQNTFSALGEEAFVPKSDTSNVALFALEEWAVNQAVKLSFGARIEHTHVKPTAGGSDRFDNLPTRNFTPGSVSAGAVFALAPAWSVALNTSYTERAPTFYELYANGPHAATGIWEIGNAQSKLEKAFSTDLSLRYANGPHKGSVGVFYSRFSNFIALENAGRSVNGEGEPVTSGGLPVYQYAGVPAELYGVEAEGRARVWQGYGNVDVELRADYTLGRNRDTGEPLPRIAPLRLTAALAYGLGPWGARVEMVHASNQGRVPAGDLTTNGYTTLGAALTYQFKTGGAQWLAYLKGENLTNQEVRLASSFLRDIAPQGGRAVRVGLRTTF